A window of the Thermoleophilia bacterium SCSIO 60948 genome harbors these coding sequences:
- a CDS encoding type II toxin-antitoxin system prevent-host-death family antitoxin: protein MVTVATRMGIRQLRDSLTATLRRVQLGETIEVTHHGKPVAVLSPVATDSLERLLASGELAPADPIEWPPRRHPVTGAMSASEAIEDDRAER from the coding sequence ATGGTCACTGTGGCCACAAGGATGGGTATCCGTCAACTACGAGACAGCCTCACCGCGACGCTTCGCCGCGTCCAGCTCGGGGAGACGATCGAGGTGACCCATCACGGCAAGCCTGTCGCGGTCCTCTCGCCCGTGGCCACCGACAGCCTCGAGCGTTTGCTCGCCTCCGGAGAGCTCGCTCCGGCCGATCCGATCGAGTGGCCGCCTCGCCGACACCCGGTGACCGGCGCGATGAGCGCGAGTGAAGCGATCGAGGACGACCGCGCTGAGCGCTGA
- a CDS encoding DNA cytosine methyltransferase: protein MKAIRNHVSGRLSDLDREVVHAVPPGGNWRDLPAAFNSRRIEQIRRSAAAGEGSRSTYYGRLRADRPSYTISTYFNRPGNGCFIHPSAPRLITVREAARLQGFRDSFVFEGRGRAPFIQVGNAVPPLMVYQLARILPKGGFVDLFAGAGGMSTGFQEAGHELLLAVDHDKACVQTLRSNGHAPDRAAQMDLSSASGIADAVARIRDRSSSLDLLVGGPPCQGFSTAGKNLTSDPRNRLVNAFLEVITEVLPTRVIMENVAALAFRRSRPVFDAILQRLEGLGYSTSTAILHAEGYGVPQLRRRLFVSASLEGVPEWPTPSFSILDPAQRSSQPRETSGSDRPALTVGDAIGDLPFEAANSPEVEMPYGKPPSSLFQQWARGEIDTDSLVDNPNAMAEMDLQLAV, encoded by the coding sequence GTGAAAGCGATTCGCAACCACGTCTCTGGCCGTCTGAGCGACCTTGATCGAGAGGTTGTCCACGCTGTCCCGCCTGGCGGCAACTGGCGCGACTTGCCAGCAGCGTTTAACTCGCGTCGGATCGAACAGATTCGGCGCTCCGCAGCGGCCGGGGAGGGTAGTCGCAGCACGTACTACGGGCGGCTAAGAGCCGACAGGCCTTCCTACACGATCTCTACGTACTTCAACCGCCCCGGTAACGGGTGTTTCATACACCCGAGCGCGCCTAGACTCATCACGGTGCGCGAAGCGGCGCGCTTGCAAGGTTTCCGGGACTCTTTCGTGTTCGAAGGACGAGGCCGAGCTCCTTTTATCCAAGTGGGCAATGCTGTTCCGCCGCTTATGGTTTATCAGCTCGCGCGCATTCTTCCGAAGGGCGGGTTCGTCGACCTGTTCGCCGGCGCTGGTGGTATGTCAACTGGATTTCAGGAGGCGGGGCACGAGCTTCTCTTGGCAGTCGATCACGACAAAGCGTGCGTGCAGACGCTTCGCTCTAATGGTCATGCCCCTGATCGGGCGGCGCAGATGGATCTTTCAAGCGCCTCCGGGATCGCGGACGCGGTTGCACGGATTCGGGACAGATCCTCGAGCTTGGATCTTCTGGTCGGTGGCCCACCCTGCCAAGGGTTCTCGACGGCGGGAAAGAATCTAACTAGTGATCCTCGCAACCGCCTCGTCAACGCTTTCCTCGAGGTCATCACTGAGGTCCTTCCGACGCGGGTCATCATGGAGAACGTCGCCGCATTGGCGTTTCGCCGGTCACGCCCGGTTTTCGACGCGATTCTGCAGCGTCTGGAAGGACTCGGCTACTCGACCAGCACCGCGATACTCCACGCCGAGGGTTACGGCGTGCCCCAGCTACGCCGTCGGCTCTTCGTTTCGGCGAGCCTGGAGGGCGTGCCTGAATGGCCGACACCGTCGTTCTCGATTCTCGATCCTGCTCAGCGCAGCTCGCAACCGCGCGAAACCTCGGGGAGTGACCGCCCGGCTCTCACAGTTGGTGACGCGATCGGCGACCTTCCGTTCGAAGCGGCGAACTCGCCTGAAGTCGAAATGCCCTATGGAAAGCCACCTTCCTCCTTGTTTCAGCAATGGGCCCGTGGAGAGATCGACACCGATAGTCTCGTCGATAATCCGAACGCGATGGCCGAGATGGATCTACAGCTAGCAGTGTGA
- a CDS encoding DUF3883 domain-containing protein, which produces MAVLDDFRKRTGARGRFIALYLGMRRMGGDLATIGSAGATPSSEIEEFMDELLTKTHRPEPLVVLTAPFGGSTSPTAPYSTRSGEFAPGNSFRTNTWRNNLGIQKGIGCPADPEVIRANLADPLVRLACPHMTADPEGRHSCAIESTSYRGEEHSIWLRKTPDGWQVADLDNPHTYEEYLSPRGQRIPVFALIAMLYVASTANAYPKRASVGIPEFASDFGFSQTQVEALFECDPSRGANAAVLRAAQQHLVVSRPRTGLTRADHAGPREPDVQRLAGPLPDLIEPALRNSGVEAELDVAEDLAEHGWVVAYRGAQTGVGYDLEAEHSSGSRLRVEVKSSVGFTTPELTESEWEAAQRYGDEFVLALVDFVGSPSQALWYVQNPAATVTPLQREGTIFRLPRADLADLRTEADYL; this is translated from the coding sequence TTGGCAGTCCTTGACGACTTCCGGAAGCGGACCGGAGCAAGGGGACGGTTCATCGCGTTGTATCTCGGCATGCGGCGGATGGGCGGGGACCTAGCAACGATCGGTTCAGCGGGCGCGACGCCGTCGTCAGAGATCGAGGAGTTCATGGATGAGCTGCTGACAAAGACGCACAGGCCTGAGCCGCTCGTCGTGCTGACGGCACCATTCGGGGGCAGCACCTCGCCGACTGCGCCGTACAGCACGAGGAGTGGCGAGTTTGCCCCGGGTAATAGTTTCCGAACAAACACTTGGCGAAATAACCTCGGCATTCAGAAGGGCATCGGTTGCCCGGCTGATCCGGAGGTCATCCGAGCCAACCTGGCGGACCCCCTAGTAAGGCTCGCCTGTCCACACATGACCGCCGATCCAGAGGGCAGGCACTCTTGCGCAATCGAGAGCACCTCGTACAGAGGCGAGGAGCACTCGATTTGGCTCCGGAAAACGCCGGATGGATGGCAAGTAGCGGATTTGGACAATCCGCACACTTACGAGGAATACCTGAGTCCGAGGGGCCAACGCATACCAGTATTCGCGTTGATCGCCATGTTGTACGTCGCGAGTACCGCCAACGCTTACCCGAAGCGCGCCAGCGTTGGCATTCCAGAGTTCGCATCGGACTTCGGGTTCTCTCAGACGCAGGTCGAGGCACTCTTCGAATGCGATCCGAGTCGTGGCGCCAACGCGGCAGTTTTACGGGCCGCGCAGCAGCATCTAGTGGTTTCAAGACCTCGCACCGGATTGACGCGGGCCGATCACGCTGGTCCAAGGGAGCCTGACGTTCAGCGGCTCGCGGGCCCTCTCCCGGATCTGATCGAGCCTGCCCTTCGCAACTCGGGCGTCGAAGCCGAGCTAGATGTGGCTGAGGATCTGGCCGAGCACGGCTGGGTGGTCGCCTATCGCGGCGCCCAGACGGGGGTCGGCTATGACCTAGAGGCGGAGCATTCAAGTGGATCCCGCCTTCGGGTCGAGGTGAAATCGAGCGTCGGGTTCACTACTCCGGAGTTGACGGAATCTGAGTGGGAAGCAGCGCAACGCTACGGAGACGAGTTTGTGCTGGCGTTGGTTGACTTCGTCGGAAGTCCAAGCCAGGCACTGTGGTACGTCCAGAACCCAGCCGCCACGGTGACTCCGCTTCAGCGAGAAGGCACGATCTTTCGTCTTCCTCGAGCCGATCTCGCAGACCTAAGAACTGAAGCAGACTACCTGTAG
- a CDS encoding site-specific DNA-methyltransferase — MPSGRRELVVSDCLDAVARIDRGSVALVYLDPPFSSGRTYDLVDSERGGHASEGRTEAFDDQWRWTSQTDRDLQALSSLVPSHLAELVSSLVRSLGRRNLAAYLVAMAPRLVELHRVLDERGSLYLHCDSTASHYLRVILDEIFGPGQFRNEIVWRRTHAHSSSRRYGPVHDVILFYSKTARYRWNPVYTAYPAQYLDQYYTQEDERGRFQLITCTAPGDRVGTKAHYEWKGLLPPPGRHWAWKHEQMEAFDKDGRLAYSGTGTPRLKRYVDEAPGIQLQDIWTDINRLDAHSDERVGFETQKPLALIERIIQASSNPGDLVLDPFVGSGSTLVAAERSGRNWIGVDASLLAGSLALSRVRQAVSLREVSLNGFPEDEIQALQLRRKEPLGFGLWATSMLATLAQRSDRTRTLVTGTGRLQIGRRRVELLSWVPTRANARAGRPTSKGRLSKTGFVVMADRNGRELASRLRKQVEIPIHEVPVASLVSSDTRRRGVAEQVRLLT; from the coding sequence ATGCCTAGCGGCCGCAGAGAACTCGTTGTTAGCGACTGCCTGGATGCTGTCGCGCGGATTGACAGGGGCTCGGTCGCGCTTGTCTACCTCGATCCACCGTTCAGCTCGGGCAGAACCTACGATCTCGTTGATTCGGAGCGTGGGGGCCATGCGTCGGAGGGCCGCACCGAGGCTTTTGACGACCAATGGAGATGGACCAGTCAAACAGACCGCGACTTGCAGGCCCTCTCGTCGCTGGTGCCCTCACACCTCGCGGAGCTAGTGTCGTCCCTCGTTCGCTCGCTCGGAAGACGCAACCTGGCTGCGTACCTCGTCGCAATGGCACCGAGGTTAGTCGAGCTTCACCGAGTGCTAGATGAGCGTGGATCTCTGTACTTGCACTGTGACTCAACCGCCAGCCATTACCTGCGTGTGATCTTGGATGAGATCTTCGGACCCGGGCAGTTTCGAAATGAGATCGTCTGGAGGCGCACGCACGCGCACAGCAGCTCGCGCCGATATGGCCCCGTACACGATGTGATCTTGTTCTACTCGAAGACCGCGCGTTATCGATGGAACCCGGTTTATACGGCTTACCCAGCTCAGTACCTAGATCAGTACTACACACAAGAGGACGAGCGGGGCCGATTTCAGCTCATCACTTGCACCGCGCCAGGAGATCGCGTCGGGACTAAGGCGCATTATGAGTGGAAGGGTCTACTACCGCCGCCGGGTCGCCACTGGGCGTGGAAGCACGAACAGATGGAGGCCTTTGATAAGGACGGTCGGCTTGCCTATTCAGGCACTGGGACGCCGAGGCTTAAGCGCTATGTGGATGAAGCGCCAGGCATTCAGCTTCAAGATATATGGACCGATATCAATCGTCTCGATGCGCATTCGGACGAGCGAGTTGGCTTCGAGACTCAGAAGCCGCTGGCCCTCATCGAGCGGATTATCCAAGCGAGTAGCAACCCGGGTGACCTGGTGCTTGATCCCTTTGTTGGGAGTGGATCCACTCTCGTTGCCGCTGAACGATCTGGCAGAAACTGGATCGGAGTAGATGCCTCTCTGCTTGCAGGATCTCTAGCCCTCTCGCGAGTCCGCCAGGCCGTAAGTCTGCGAGAGGTGAGCCTGAACGGCTTTCCCGAGGACGAGATTCAGGCGCTACAGCTCCGACGCAAGGAGCCTCTCGGATTTGGGCTCTGGGCGACCAGCATGCTCGCGACTCTGGCGCAGCGGAGCGATCGCACCCGAACACTAGTTACCGGTACCGGGAGGCTCCAAATTGGAAGGCGGCGCGTTGAACTACTCAGTTGGGTGCCCACTCGCGCCAACGCGCGGGCCGGACGCCCGACGAGCAAAGGGCGGCTTTCTAAGACTGGATTCGTCGTGATGGCCGATCGCAACGGCAGAGAACTCGCCTCAAGACTTCGCAAACAGGTCGAGATCCCGATCCACGAGGTGCCGGTTGCGAGTCTTGTAAGTTCTGATACGCGCCGCCGCGGAGTAGCAGAGCAAGTCCGACTTCTGACGTGA
- the ade gene encoding adenine deaminase, whose product MNTADVRLTGGQALDIGSRRWIQTDLAITDDTIVDWGPHDAQEVIDVDGAALTPGFIDAHMHLESTKLWIDEFVRTVLPHGTTAVAADPHEIANVLGVPGVRALLDAARDLPFRFSVYAPSCVPASHFESAGAALDHSDIRELIERHGAHGVGEVMNFPGVIAGDEEMLARIAAAGGARVDGHAPGISGADLDAYIAAGVHSDHECTTLAEIEERRRKGMWVFLRQGSTSRDLAALAPDIVRNGTDLAAFCTDDREPDTLLELGSVNDCCRVAVAAGISEIDAIMLATANPARYHGFFDLGSLAPGHQADILCFDELGSWKPSRVWQAGRLVAENGRTLDGAVPRVPVPELLRDTVNVGRLPSASDVVLDHPDGTRVRAVGVIEHSISTRTVELALGDGTDVAHAAVVERHHASGEIGRGYASGFGLERGAIASTVAHDAHNIVAVGASGEDMAVAVVRLAELGGGQVAVLDGSVIAEVPLPLAGLMSDRPAAEVASGLETLERAAAEALGVSIDAPFMQLSFIALSVIPELRLTQGGLVDVGKFAAIEVEVAPRLETHP is encoded by the coding sequence GTGAATACAGCAGACGTGCGCCTGACTGGTGGTCAGGCACTTGACATCGGCTCTCGGCGCTGGATTCAGACCGACCTCGCCATCACCGACGACACCATCGTCGATTGGGGCCCCCACGACGCCCAGGAAGTCATCGACGTCGATGGCGCCGCCCTCACGCCCGGCTTCATCGACGCCCACATGCACCTCGAGTCGACCAAGCTCTGGATCGACGAGTTCGTTCGGACCGTTCTGCCTCACGGCACGACCGCCGTCGCCGCCGACCCGCACGAGATCGCCAACGTGCTCGGGGTTCCCGGCGTCCGCGCGCTGCTCGACGCCGCGAGGGACCTCCCCTTCCGCTTCTCCGTCTACGCCCCGAGCTGCGTCCCCGCTTCCCACTTCGAGTCGGCCGGTGCCGCGCTCGACCACTCCGACATCCGCGAGCTGATCGAGCGCCACGGCGCCCACGGCGTCGGGGAGGTCATGAACTTCCCGGGCGTAATCGCGGGCGACGAGGAGATGCTGGCGCGGATCGCGGCGGCCGGCGGCGCGCGGGTCGACGGCCACGCTCCCGGCATCTCCGGCGCCGACCTCGACGCCTACATCGCTGCCGGCGTTCACTCCGACCACGAGTGCACGACCCTCGCCGAGATCGAGGAGCGGCGGCGCAAGGGGATGTGGGTCTTCCTGCGCCAGGGCTCGACGAGCCGCGACCTCGCCGCGCTCGCGCCGGACATCGTCCGCAACGGCACCGACCTCGCCGCTTTCTGCACCGACGACCGTGAGCCCGACACGCTGCTCGAGCTCGGCAGCGTCAACGACTGCTGCCGGGTCGCCGTCGCCGCCGGTATCTCGGAGATCGACGCGATCATGCTCGCCACCGCGAACCCGGCGCGCTACCACGGCTTCTTCGACCTCGGCAGCCTCGCGCCCGGCCACCAGGCCGACATCCTCTGCTTCGACGAGCTCGGGAGCTGGAAGCCGAGCCGCGTCTGGCAGGCGGGGCGGCTGGTCGCCGAGAACGGCCGCACGCTCGACGGCGCGGTGCCGCGGGTGCCGGTGCCCGAGCTGCTTCGCGACACCGTCAACGTCGGCCGGCTGCCGAGCGCCTCCGACGTCGTCCTCGACCACCCCGACGGCACCAGGGTGCGCGCGGTCGGCGTGATCGAGCACAGCATCTCGACGCGCACGGTCGAGCTCGCGCTCGGCGACGGCACCGACGTCGCCCACGCCGCGGTCGTCGAGCGCCACCACGCGAGCGGCGAGATCGGGCGCGGCTACGCGAGCGGGTTCGGGCTCGAGCGCGGCGCGATCGCCTCGACTGTCGCGCACGACGCTCACAACATCGTGGCGGTCGGTGCGAGCGGGGAGGACATGGCAGTCGCGGTCGTGCGGCTCGCCGAGCTCGGAGGCGGTCAGGTCGCGGTGCTCGACGGCTCCGTGATCGCCGAGGTCCCGCTGCCGCTCGCCGGGCTGATGAGCGACCGGCCGGCGGCCGAGGTCGCATCAGGGCTCGAGACACTCGAGCGCGCCGCGGCGGAGGCGCTCGGCGTGTCGATCGACGCGCCCTTCATGCAGCTCTCGTTCATCGCGCTGTCGGTGATCCCGGAGCTGCGGCTGACGCAGGGTGGGCTTGTGGACGTCGGCAAGTTCGCCGCGATCGAAGTCGAGGTAGCCCCGCGATTGGAGACGCACCCTTGA
- a CDS encoding acyl-CoA dehydrogenase, with translation MVDLTLTDEQKDLRELAHSFAEKDIRKVAWEYDKEGTWPADIIQKAWDIGLMNTHVPEQYGGAGLDTLSGCLIEEEFGWGCSGIGTSLEANGLASAPVLLGGSEEIKKHFLGMLIEEPKLASFCLTEPDAGSDVSGMKTTATKKGDKYVINGSKCFITNGSYADWFTVYAKTDREAGHRGISAFVVPKDDTVTVDKKEDKLGQRASNTATITFNETEVPAENMLGEENKGFKLAMMTLDRTRPGVAAMATGIARAALEFASEYSKERVQFGVPIAMHQAVSFMIADMATKVEAARLLTWASAAKLDSGLRNTLACSHAKRFAADSAMECATDAVQVYGGYGFIKDYPVEKLMRDAKIMQLYEGTSQIQRLVIAKEVLMGRNVDEKLQETARVQTEVAEKQQETAAGVA, from the coding sequence ATGGTCGATCTGACGCTCACCGACGAGCAGAAGGACCTGCGCGAGCTCGCTCACTCGTTTGCGGAGAAGGACATCCGCAAGGTCGCGTGGGAGTACGACAAGGAGGGCACCTGGCCCGCCGACATCATCCAGAAGGCCTGGGACATCGGCCTGATGAACACCCACGTCCCCGAGCAGTACGGCGGCGCGGGGCTCGACACGCTCTCGGGCTGCCTGATCGAGGAGGAGTTCGGCTGGGGCTGCTCGGGCATCGGAACGTCGCTCGAGGCCAACGGCCTGGCGAGCGCGCCCGTCCTGCTCGGCGGCTCGGAGGAGATCAAGAAGCACTTCCTCGGGATGCTGATCGAGGAGCCGAAGCTGGCCTCGTTCTGCCTCACCGAGCCCGACGCCGGCTCGGACGTCTCGGGCATGAAGACGACAGCCACCAAGAAGGGTGACAAGTACGTCATCAACGGCTCGAAGTGCTTCATCACCAACGGCTCCTACGCCGACTGGTTCACGGTCTACGCGAAGACCGACCGTGAGGCCGGCCACCGCGGGATCAGCGCCTTCGTCGTGCCGAAGGACGACACCGTCACGGTCGACAAGAAGGAAGACAAGCTCGGCCAGCGCGCGTCGAACACCGCGACGATCACGTTCAACGAGACCGAGGTCCCGGCCGAGAACATGCTCGGCGAGGAGAACAAGGGCTTCAAGCTCGCGATGATGACCCTCGACCGGACGCGTCCCGGCGTCGCGGCGATGGCCACCGGAATCGCCCGCGCGGCGCTCGAGTTCGCCTCGGAGTACTCGAAGGAGCGCGTTCAGTTCGGCGTGCCGATCGCGATGCACCAGGCCGTCTCGTTCATGATCGCCGACATGGCGACGAAGGTGGAGGCCGCGCGGCTTCTGACCTGGGCGTCGGCCGCGAAGCTCGACTCGGGGCTTCGCAACACGCTCGCCTGCTCGCACGCCAAGCGCTTCGCAGCGGACTCGGCGATGGAGTGCGCGACCGACGCCGTCCAGGTCTACGGCGGCTACGGGTTCATCAAGGACTACCCCGTCGAGAAGCTGATGCGCGACGCGAAGATCATGCAGCTATACGAAGGCACCTCGCAGATCCAGCGCCTCGTCATCGCCAAGGAGGTCCTGATGGGCCGAAACGTCGACGAGAAGCTCCAGGAGACCGCTCGCGTCCAGACCGAGGTCGCCGAGAAGCAGCAGGAGACCGCCGCCGGCGTCGCCTAG
- a CDS encoding PadR family transcriptional regulator, giving the protein MPSKGQKQEAETLAEAARTSRERAAKPAAEEKGAGKRARSSDVFGSEMRRRDILPLLVLHLCAKEPTFGNRMIAEIERITDGVLNVNPNTIYPLLRSLEERGLIKGEWEHPDRRSRRFYAATDAGRAELQELVETVRPFLDALAQSVRRIREEALGGTSKRLSSASKPR; this is encoded by the coding sequence ATGCCGTCCAAGGGCCAGAAGCAAGAGGCCGAGACCCTCGCCGAAGCAGCCCGCACGAGCCGCGAGCGCGCGGCCAAGCCGGCGGCCGAGGAGAAGGGCGCCGGCAAGCGCGCGCGATCGTCAGACGTCTTCGGCTCAGAGATGCGCCGACGCGACATCCTCCCGCTCCTCGTCCTCCACCTCTGCGCCAAGGAGCCGACCTTCGGCAACCGCATGATCGCCGAGATCGAGCGGATCACCGACGGGGTGCTGAACGTGAACCCGAACACGATCTATCCGCTGCTGAGGAGCCTTGAGGAACGGGGGCTAATCAAGGGGGAGTGGGAGCACCCGGATCGGCGGTCGCGGCGGTTCTACGCGGCGACGGATGCAGGGCGCGCCGAGTTGCAGGAGCTCGTCGAGACGGTAAGGCCGTTCCTTGACGCGCTGGCGCAATCGGTCAGGCGGATTCGCGAGGAGGCTCTCGGAGGCACTTCGAAGCGCCTGTCGAGCGCTTCGAAGCCCCGGTAA